A stretch of DNA from bacterium:
ACGATACCGCGCCGTTGAAGACCGAGCCGGCCTTGTGGGCGGGATGCGGGCTGTACTGCCGGTACGCGTCCCAGTCGTCGAAATCGAGGTGGAGCGCCACGTCGTAGTTGGCGGGAGGGCCGTCCGCTCCGCGGTGCCAGACGGGCGATGCCTCGAAGGGCGGCGGGTCGTCGAACCGCCGGGAGCCGCCGAAGAGATCGTCGCCGTAATCGCCCGACCGTACCATCGGGCACTCCATGCGGAGGTACGCCAGGCCTTCCAGCATCTCCGTTTGCAGCGCCGGTGTCGTGGTGTCGCGCAGCCGCCAGATCACAGAGTGACGCAACATGACCGTGGTATTTCTCGCCGCCGGGCGGCGCGGCCTGCGCGGGTAGGAGAGCGGTAGTTATCGAAGGGGAAATCGCACGATACCCCAAGGGGAGGGGAGCCACGTGTCACTCGGATGGGGCATCATCGGGACCGGCGGCTTCGCCGGCAGCGCCACCGCGCCGGCGATCAAGGCTCTGGGTGAGCGGGGCACGCTGGTCGCCGCGGTCAGCCGCGACCGGGGGCGCGCCGACGCCTTCGCGGCGCAGCACGGTGCCAAGCGGGCGTATACGGACTACGCGGACCTGCTGCGCGACCGCGAGGTCGACATCGTGTACATTTCGACCCCGAACGCGCAGCACGCGGAGCAGGCCCTCGCCGCGGCGCGCGCCGGCAAGCACGTCCTCTGCGAGAAGCCGCTCGCGCTGTCGGTGGGCGACGCGCGGAGGATGGTCGACGCGTTCGAGGCGGCGGGCCTGAAGCTCGGCACGCACTTCCAGACGCGCCACCATACCGCGTTCGCCGAAACGAAGCGTCTGCTGCAGCAGCGCGCGATCGGGGACGTGATCCTGATACAGATCGAGGTGAGCTCCGGCGTGAACCAATTCCGGTCGTGGCGCGCCGACCCGCAGCTCGCGGGGCTCGGCTCGATCAACAACATCGCGGTCCACCCCTTCGATCTGGTGCGCTACCTGTTGGGGGCCGAGGTCCGGGAAGTGACGGCGATCACGGACGTCGGCCGGGCCGCGGACCTGGAGCATATGGTCCTCGCGCTGCTTCGCTTTCAGAACGAGACCTTGGCCTACGTCAACGCGAACCAGAAGGTGCCGAACTTCCAGCCGGACATCGCTATCTACGGCACGGAGGGCCGCATCCTCGGCATCGATTGCACGCGGCCGTTCCTCGACGGCGAGCTGCGGGTCCTCACCGCGTCCGGCGAGCAGGTCACCAAGCATTCCAGCAGGGACGCGGTCGTGCGGTCGATGGCCGCCTTCAACGACGCGGTCGCGCACGATCGCGAGCCGAACGCGTCCGGGTTGGACGGCCTGCGCAGCGTGCAGCTGACCGACGCCGTGATCCGGTCGGCGCGCGAGGGACGCCTGGTCGAGGTCGCGTATTGACCTGGTCGCGCGGCGCGGGGGCCGCGGACTACGAGGCGCGCGTCGACATGGCGCGCCTGCGCGCCGGACGGGTCGAGCGCGCGCGGCAGGCGATCGGGGCGGCGGACCTCGACGCGGTACTCGTCTGGAAGGAAGAGAACGTCCGCTATCTCACGAGCCTGCGCCCGCAGATCATCGCCGGCAAGAACGGCGTACTGAACGGCGCGCTCTGCACGCGCGACGGAACCACGGCACTCCTCGTCTCCGGCGGAGATCGCGACCGCGCCGAGGCCACGATGCCGTGGGTCGGCGATTGGGAGACAATCCCCATCCTCGAAGAGCCCGGCCTCATCCGTCACGTCGCCTCGGAAATTATCCCGGGCCTGCTGCGCCGCCGGGGGCTCCGCGGCGCGCGCGTCGGCATCGACCTGGCGAGCAAGCTGCTGATGGACGCGCTGGCGGAGACGTGCGCCGACATCCGCTGGGTGGACGGCGACGCGGCGATGCAGGCGGCCCGGCGCATCAAGACGGCGGAGGAGCTGGCGGTGATCGAGGAAGCGACGGCGATCGCCGAGGCGGTCACGGCAACCGCGACCGCCGCCGTCCGCGAAGGGGTGCGGGAGTGCGAGGTCGCCGGCGAGGCGCTGCGCACGCTCCACCGGCTCGGCGGCGAGTATCCCCACGTGACGACGCCGTTCGTGGCGAGCGGCGAGCGGATGTCGCCGCCGACGCGGCTCGCGACCGACAAGCTGATCCGCGAGGGCGACCTCGTGTTCATCGACATCGGGGCGATGTGGAACGGCTACTTCGGCGATATCGGCCGGACGGTGGTGTGCGGGGAGCCGTCGCCCGAGCAGCGGCGGATCTACCGCGCGGTGTGGGACGGGCTGCAGGCGGGCATCGCGGCGATGCGCCCCGGCGCGACGAACGCCGAGGTGACGACGGTGATCCGCGACCGCGCGGCGTCGCACGGCGTCGGCGAGCGCTTTCTCAGCCTGTTCATCGGCCACGGGATCGGGTGCGGCTCGAACGAGCCGCCGTATATCGGCGAGGCCTTTCCCGGCGCCGCCACGGTGACCCTCGAGGCGGGGATGGTGTTTGCGGTCGAGCCGCTGATCTGGCTTCCGGACGTGCCGGGAGGCGGGGGCGTCCGGCTGGAAGACATGGTGGCCGTGACCCCGGCCGGAGCGCGCCGGATCTCGCGAAGCCCGTACTGCGCGGCGCTGCTCGCCTAGGCACCGGTCGATAGACTCGCGGGAGCGATAAGACGAGTGCGTCGGAGCGACCCCGGCTACGCGGGGCGGGGCGCCTGGCGCGAACGCAAAAGGGGGGCCACATCGATGACGTACCACCCGTTTATTGCCGGGCAGCACGAGCTCCAGCCCCGGCGCGTCTTCAGCACGTCCGGGACCGATTGGCAGGGCCGCGTCAACTTCGACCGGCTGCGCGGCGAGCGGCTGGCGCGCGCGCGCGAGATGATGGACAAGCACGATCTCGGCGCGCTGATCCTGTTCGTCGGCGAGAACGTCCGCTACGTCACCGGCGTGTACCAGGGCAACTGGAAGAACAACATCTTCATCCGCTACGCGGTGCTGCCGCGCGGCAAGGATCCGGTGCTGTTCGAGACGGTCGGCAGCGACATGGTCTGCGCGCAGATGGACGCGCCGTGGCTGACTGAGGTCCGGCCGGCGATCACCTGGAAGTGGTCCGAGGGCGCGGAGGGGGAGATGGCCGCGCGCATGGCCGGGTCGATCGCGGACGTGCTGCGCGAATCCGGCGTGCACAAGGAGAAGATCGGCATCGATATCATGGACATGGTCGCCTACCAGTCGCTGACGAAGGAAGGGCTCAACATCACGAACGGCTGGCCGGCGATGTCGCAGGCGCGGGTCATCAAGACCCAGGACGAGCTGGAGTGCCACAAGATCGCCGCGGCCCACGGCGACGCCGCGATGTATATGGCGAAGCATGAATGGGCCAGGCCCGGCGTCCGGGAGGCCGAGGTCTGCGCGAAAGTCAACGAATACCTGTACCGCAGCGGCTTCGACTTCGTCTACGATATCATCGTCGCGTCCGGCGGCAACACCAGCCCCTACCGCCGGTGGCACACCGACAAGATCATCCGTCAGGGCGACCTCATGATCATCGACATCAACGCGGTCGGCCCGGGCGGCTACTTCATCGACTTCGTGCGCTGCTGGAAAGTCGCCGCCAAGCCGACCCAAAAGGAGAAGGACCTCTACAAGGAGTGCTACGATTCGCTCTACGCGGCGATCGGCGCGGTCCGCGCCGGGGCGACCTCCGCGGACGTCGCGAAGCACTTCCCCGTCTACGACGATGACAAATACGGCAGCGTCTCGCTGCAGCAGTTCGCGCACAGCATCGGGCTCAGTCTGTACGAGGGGATGTGGATCTCCCGCGCGTACTCGCTCAAGTACCCCGCGGAGCTCAAGAAGAACATGTATTTCGCGATCGAGACGTTCGCGGGGCATCCGGGCCTCGAGCAGACCGTCCGCCTCGAGGAGAACATCGTCGTGACCGACAGCGGCCACGAGCGGTTCACGCTGTGCGAGCACGCCGACGACATGATGGCGTAACGTACCCCGCCGGCGCCGCATGATTGTCGACGTTCACAGCCACGTCTTTCCGGAGCGGTTCCTGGCCGCCCTGGACCGGGTCGGCGCCCGGCACGGCGTCAAGGTGGAGACGCGCGGCGGCGAGCGGATCGTCTGGAGCAGCCCGCGCCAGCGCTCCGCGATCGGGCCGGTCTTCTGGGATGTCGCGGAGCGCCTGGCGGCGCTCGACCGCTGGGGCATCGCGGTCCAGGCGCTGTCGCTTTCTCCGCCGATGCTGTACTGGGCGCCGCCGGACGTCGGGCGCGAGCTGGCCGCGGTGTTCAACGACGAGATCGCCGCGATCAGCCGCGCGCATCCCGGGCGGTTCCTCGCGTTTGCGACGCTGCCCCTTCAAGATCTCGCCGCGGCGGTGGCGGAGGCGGAGCGGGCCGCCCGCGCCGGCTGCCGGGCGCTGTACGTCGGCACGAACGTGAACGGCCGCTACCTCGACGACCCGTCGTTTGAGCCGCTGTGGGAGTGCGCGGTGCGGCGCCGGCTGCCGGTCTTCACCCATCCATTGAACAACGCCGGCGAGGAGCGCATGGGCGAGTGGCACCTCGGCAACTCCGTCGGCAATCCGAACGAGACCGCGCTCGCCGCCGCCCGCCTGATCATGGCCGGCGTCCTCGACCGGCACCCCGATCTCGAGATCGTGCTCGCGCACGGCGCAGGCTCGCTGCCGTTTCTCTTGGGACGGCTCGACCACACCTACGCGGTGCGCCCGGAGGTCCAGGGCGCGCTCCGCCGGCCGCCGTCGGCGTACCTCAAGCGCTTCCACGCCGACACGATCACGCACGGCGACCGCGCCCTCGCCTTCCTGATCGAGGCCGCCGGACCGGACCGCGTGCTCCTCGGCACGGACCTGCCGTACGACATGGCGGACCCTGATCCGGCGGGCCGCCTGCGGCGCCTAGCCCTCGCGCCGGCCGACGCCGCGGCGATCGAGGCCGGCAACGCGGCCCGGCTCCTCGGGCTCGAGCTCTAAGGCCCGGCCGTGGGCGCGTCGTTCTACCTGCAGCAGGCGCTCAACGGTCTCTCCTTCGGCGCCCTGCTGTTCCTGCTCGCGAGCGGGCTCACGCTCATCTTCGGGCTGATGCGGGTGGCCAACATCGCGCACGGCTCCTATTATCTGCTCGGCGCGTACGTCGGGCTGTCGGTCATGCGCTGGACGGGCGTCTTCCCGCTGGCGATCGTGGCCGGCGGGGCCGCCGTCGCGGCCATCGGCATCGTGATGCAGCGGTGGTTCCTGGCGCGGTTCCATCAGCAAACGCTGCCTCAAGTGCTGCTGACGATGGGGTTCGCGTTCTTCTTCTCCGACCAGGCGCTGCTGGTGTGGGGCGGCGATCCGCAGAGCATCCCGGTCCCGAAGGTGCTCTCCGGCACGCTGGTCCTCGGCCCCGTGTACTTTCCGGCGTACCGCCTGTTCGTGATCGCGGTGGGGCTCTGCGTCTTTGTGGGATTGTGGCTGTTGCTCGAGCGCACGCGCCTCGGCGCGACCGTGCGGGCGGCCGTCGACGACGCCGAGATGGCGCGCGGCCTCGGCATCAACGTCGGGCGGGTGATGACCGGCGTGTTCGCGCTCGGCGCGTTCCTCGCGGCCGCGGGCGGGGTGATGGGCGGCGCGTTCCTCTCGATCTACCCCGGCGCCGACTTCGACGTGCTGCCGCTGACGTTCGTGGTCGTGATCATGGGCGGCCTCGGGAGCCTCAAGGGCGCGCTGATCGGCAGTCTCCTCGTCGGGCTGCTCGACAATTTCGGCAAAGCGATGTTCCCCGAGCTGTCCTATTTCACACTCTTCGCGCCGATGGCGCTGATCCTCGCCGTGCGGCCGACGGGCCTCTTCGGACGGGCCTAGCGTATGTGGCGGTCCTACGGCGGTCTCGCCGCCGGCACGGCCGTTATCGCGGCCCTGTGCGCGCTGCCGGCGGTTGCGCCGACCTACTACCTGCACCTGCTCACGCTCACGTTTTGCTACGGGATCATGGCGATGAGCCTCGACCTGCTCGTCGGCTACACGGGACTGGGGTCGCTCGGCCACGCCGCCTATTTCGGCGTCGCCGGGTACGTGGTCGGGGTGCTGGCCACGACGCACGCGTGGGGGTTCTGGCCGGCCGCCGCGGCCGGCGTGCTCGCGGCCGCGTTCACGGCGGCGCTGTTCGGGCTGCTGGCGATCCGCGCGACCGGCCCGTATTTCTTGATCATCACGCTCGCGCTGGGACAGGTCGTCTGGGGACTGGCCTACCGGTGGGTGTCGGTGACCGGCGGCGACAACGGGCTGCGCGGGATCGCGCGGCCGGTGCTGGCGGCCGGGCTCAGCATGGGCCGGATTCAGGTCTTCTACTATTTTGCGATGGCGCTGACGCTCGTCGCGGCCCTCGTGATGCATCTCATCGTGACGTCCCCCTTCGGCCTCTCGCTGCGCGGGATCCGTGAGAGCGAGTCCCGTATGCGCGTGCTCGGCTACAACGTCTTCCTCCACAAATACCTGGTCTTCATCCTCGCCGGCACGTTCTGCGGCCTGGCCGGCGTGCTGTACGCGTACTACAACGGCTTCGTCTCGCCCGCGGACGTGCACCTCGTCGCGTCCGCGAACGCGCTGCTCATGGTGATTCTCGGCGGCTCCGGCACGCTCTTCGGGCCCCTCGTTGGCTCCGCGCTGCTCGTCTTTCTGCAAAACATGCTCAGCGGCATCACGCAGCGCTGGCTGACGATCCTCGGCGCGATCCTCATCCTGGCGGTGATGTACGCGCCCCGCGGCGTGGTCGGCGCCGCGCGAACGCTGCTCGCCCGCGGGGCCCGCGTACGCGGGACCCGGGTTTCGGCCGTCGAACAATCGCACACCACGTAGAACCGGCCACGGAGGTGGGGGGCTTGGCAAGACATCGCATCATGCGGCGGACGCTTCTCAAGGGAGGCCTCGCGCTGGCGGGAGCGGCGGCCGCCGGGGGGCTCGATCGCCTCCGCCCCGTCGTGTACGCTCAGCCGTCGCCGGCGTTCCGCATCGGCTTCATCGCGGATGTCACGGGCAACGTCGCGCCGAGCGGCCGCGATATGCTCGACGGCTTCCAGATGTACCTGTCCGAGAAGAACTCGATGCTCGGCGGAAAGCAGGTCCAGTTGATCGTCGAGGACGCGGGCGGCGTGCCGGCCAACGCGCTGACCAAGGCCCGCAAACTGGTGGAGCAGGACCGGGTCCACCTGCTGACCGCGCCGCTGCTGGCCAACGAGGCCTACGCGGTCCGCGATTACGTCGCGGAGCGGGGGACGCCTATGATCTTCATGGTCGCGTCCGCGGACGATCTCACCCAGCGGAAGGGCGCGCCGAACTTCGTCCGCGTCGGATGGTCGAGCAGCCAGCCCTCGCACCCGTTCGGCGAATACGCGGCGACGACGCTCAAGTACAAAAGGATCGCCGTCATCGGCAGCGACTACGCCTTCGGCTACGAGGTGGTCGGCGGGTTTCAGAAGACGTTCGAAGAGCACGGCGGCCAGGTCGTGCAGAAGATCTGGACGCCGCTCGGCACGCCGGACTTCAGCCCGTATGTCACGCAGCTGCGCCGGGACGTCGACGCCGTCTACGCGACCGAGACCGGCGTGGACGTGATCCGCTTCGCCAAGGCGTACCGGCAGTACGGCCTGAAAGACAAGATCCCCCTCATCGGCGGCGCGCTGCTGTCTGATGAGAGCCTGCTCCGCGGCATGGGCGCACCGGAGGACGCGACCGGCATCATCACCTGCCTGCACTGGGCCGCCGGCCTGACCACGCTCGCGGCGAAGAAGTTCGTCGACGCCTACAACGCCAAGTATAAGAAGGACCCGTCGTACTACGCGGAGACCAACTACACAGGCGGCATGTGGATCGATACGGCCGTGCAGCGCATCGACGGCAAGGTCGACGACCGCGCCGCCTTCCTACGCGCGATGCTGGCCGTCCAGCTGCCGAACGCGCCGCGCGGACCGGTCCGGCTCGACAGCTACCACAACCCCATCCAGAACGAGTACGTGCGAAAGGTCGAGTACCAGAACGGGCGCCTGGTCAACACCGTGATCCACACCTTCCACAACGTCTCGCAGTTCTGGACGTTCGCGCCCGCGGAGTTTCTGAAGCAGCCGGTGTACGACCGCAACTATCCGCCCTGCCGGTACTGTTAGCAGGCGGGCGCCGGCCGGCACGACGGTGACGGGGCAGGCCGTTCTGGAGCTCGACCGGATCTGCCGCCGGTTCGGCGGCCTCGAAGCGATCCGGGACGTCTCCATGTCCGTGCCGGAAGGGTCGCGCCGCGCGATCATCGGGCCGAACGGCGCCGGCAAGACCACGCTGTTCAACATCATCACGGGCGAGCTCGCCGCGACGTCGGGACGCCTCAGGCTCTTCGGCCGCGACGTGACGGGCCTGCCGGCGCACCGGCGGGCCGCGCTCGGGCTCGGGCGCACGTTTCAGATTACCAACCTCTTCGGGCCGCTTACGGTCGAGGACAACATGCTGCTCGCGGTGCAGGCGCTCGGGCCCTCGAAGTACGCGATGCTGCGGCCGCTGCGCCGCGACCGGACGGTGCTCGACCGCGCACGGGCCCTGCTCGAGCCGGCGGGGCTCTGGGAGAAGCGCGACACCGAGGTCCACGTGCTCTCCTACGGCGAGCAGCGGCAGCTGGAGGTGCTGCTGGCGCTGGCCGGGCGTCCGCGGCTCCTGCTGCTGGACGAGCCGGCGGCCGGGCTGTCGCCGGGCGAACGGCGGGAGATGGCGCAGTTCATCAAGGCGCTCGATCCGGGGCTGACGCTCCTGCTCATCGAGCACGACATGGACGTCGCGTTCGAGATCGTCGACGCGATCACGGTGCTGCATTTCGGCTGTGTGGTGGCGGAAGGGACGAAG
This window harbors:
- a CDS encoding Gfo/Idh/MocA family oxidoreductase; the protein is MSLGWGIIGTGGFAGSATAPAIKALGERGTLVAAVSRDRGRADAFAAQHGAKRAYTDYADLLRDREVDIVYISTPNAQHAEQALAAARAGKHVLCEKPLALSVGDARRMVDAFEAAGLKLGTHFQTRHHTAFAETKRLLQQRAIGDVILIQIEVSSGVNQFRSWRADPQLAGLGSINNIAVHPFDLVRYLLGAEVREVTAITDVGRAADLEHMVLALLRFQNETLAYVNANQKVPNFQPDIAIYGTEGRILGIDCTRPFLDGELRVLTASGEQVTKHSSRDAVVRSMAAFNDAVAHDREPNASGLDGLRSVQLTDAVIRSAREGRLVEVAY
- a CDS encoding Xaa-Pro peptidase family protein, yielding MTWSRGAGAADYEARVDMARLRAGRVERARQAIGAADLDAVLVWKEENVRYLTSLRPQIIAGKNGVLNGALCTRDGTTALLVSGGDRDRAEATMPWVGDWETIPILEEPGLIRHVASEIIPGLLRRRGLRGARVGIDLASKLLMDALAETCADIRWVDGDAAMQAARRIKTAEELAVIEEATAIAEAVTATATAAVREGVRECEVAGEALRTLHRLGGEYPHVTTPFVASGERMSPPTRLATDKLIREGDLVFIDIGAMWNGYFGDIGRTVVCGEPSPEQRRIYRAVWDGLQAGIAAMRPGATNAEVTTVIRDRAASHGVGERFLSLFIGHGIGCGSNEPPYIGEAFPGAATVTLEAGMVFAVEPLIWLPDVPGGGGVRLEDMVAVTPAGARRISRSPYCAALLA
- a CDS encoding Xaa-Pro peptidase family protein gives rise to the protein MTYHPFIAGQHELQPRRVFSTSGTDWQGRVNFDRLRGERLARAREMMDKHDLGALILFVGENVRYVTGVYQGNWKNNIFIRYAVLPRGKDPVLFETVGSDMVCAQMDAPWLTEVRPAITWKWSEGAEGEMAARMAGSIADVLRESGVHKEKIGIDIMDMVAYQSLTKEGLNITNGWPAMSQARVIKTQDELECHKIAAAHGDAAMYMAKHEWARPGVREAEVCAKVNEYLYRSGFDFVYDIIVASGGNTSPYRRWHTDKIIRQGDLMIIDINAVGPGGYFIDFVRCWKVAAKPTQKEKDLYKECYDSLYAAIGAVRAGATSADVAKHFPVYDDDKYGSVSLQQFAHSIGLSLYEGMWISRAYSLKYPAELKKNMYFAIETFAGHPGLEQTVRLEENIVVTDSGHERFTLCEHADDMMA
- a CDS encoding amidohydrolase family protein gives rise to the protein MIVDVHSHVFPERFLAALDRVGARHGVKVETRGGERIVWSSPRQRSAIGPVFWDVAERLAALDRWGIAVQALSLSPPMLYWAPPDVGRELAAVFNDEIAAISRAHPGRFLAFATLPLQDLAAAVAEAERAARAGCRALYVGTNVNGRYLDDPSFEPLWECAVRRRLPVFTHPLNNAGEERMGEWHLGNSVGNPNETALAAARLIMAGVLDRHPDLEIVLAHGAGSLPFLLGRLDHTYAVRPEVQGALRRPPSAYLKRFHADTITHGDRALAFLIEAAGPDRVLLGTDLPYDMADPDPAGRLRRLALAPADAAAIEAGNAARLLGLEL
- a CDS encoding branched-chain amino acid ABC transporter permease — encoded protein: MGASFYLQQALNGLSFGALLFLLASGLTLIFGLMRVANIAHGSYYLLGAYVGLSVMRWTGVFPLAIVAGGAAVAAIGIVMQRWFLARFHQQTLPQVLLTMGFAFFFSDQALLVWGGDPQSIPVPKVLSGTLVLGPVYFPAYRLFVIAVGLCVFVGLWLLLERTRLGATVRAAVDDAEMARGLGINVGRVMTGVFALGAFLAAAGGVMGGAFLSIYPGADFDVLPLTFVVVIMGGLGSLKGALIGSLLVGLLDNFGKAMFPELSYFTLFAPMALILAVRPTGLFGRA
- a CDS encoding branched-chain amino acid ABC transporter permease translates to MWRSYGGLAAGTAVIAALCALPAVAPTYYLHLLTLTFCYGIMAMSLDLLVGYTGLGSLGHAAYFGVAGYVVGVLATTHAWGFWPAAAAGVLAAAFTAALFGLLAIRATGPYFLIITLALGQVVWGLAYRWVSVTGGDNGLRGIARPVLAAGLSMGRIQVFYYFAMALTLVAALVMHLIVTSPFGLSLRGIRESESRMRVLGYNVFLHKYLVFILAGTFCGLAGVLYAYYNGFVSPADVHLVASANALLMVILGGSGTLFGPLVGSALLVFLQNMLSGITQRWLTILGAILILAVMYAPRGVVGAARTLLARGARVRGTRVSAVEQSHTT
- a CDS encoding ABC transporter substrate-binding protein; amino-acid sequence: MARHRIMRRTLLKGGLALAGAAAAGGLDRLRPVVYAQPSPAFRIGFIADVTGNVAPSGRDMLDGFQMYLSEKNSMLGGKQVQLIVEDAGGVPANALTKARKLVEQDRVHLLTAPLLANEAYAVRDYVAERGTPMIFMVASADDLTQRKGAPNFVRVGWSSSQPSHPFGEYAATTLKYKRIAVIGSDYAFGYEVVGGFQKTFEEHGGQVVQKIWTPLGTPDFSPYVTQLRRDVDAVYATETGVDVIRFAKAYRQYGLKDKIPLIGGALLSDESLLRGMGAPEDATGIITCLHWAAGLTTLAAKKFVDAYNAKYKKDPSYYAETNYTGGMWIDTAVQRIDGKVDDRAAFLRAMLAVQLPNAPRGPVRLDSYHNPIQNEYVRKVEYQNGRLVNTVIHTFHNVSQFWTFAPAEFLKQPVYDRNYPPCRYC
- a CDS encoding ABC transporter ATP-binding protein, giving the protein MTGQAVLELDRICRRFGGLEAIRDVSMSVPEGSRRAIIGPNGAGKTTLFNIITGELAATSGRLRLFGRDVTGLPAHRRAALGLGRTFQITNLFGPLTVEDNMLLAVQALGPSKYAMLRPLRRDRTVLDRARALLEPAGLWEKRDTEVHVLSYGEQRQLEVLLALAGRPRLLLLDEPAAGLSPGERREMAQFIKALDPGLTLLLIEHDMDVAFEIVDAITVLHFGCVVAEGTKEAVRADPSVQEIYLGAEADAHA